GGTCACCATTCTAAAACCGCCCCCACTAAAGACTCCCAATCCTTTCAAATGATCGCCTAAGACACACATTCTTGTAAACTAGGTAACACCATCCTTTCATCCCTGGAGTTTACCCTCCAGAGCAATCTGATTTGGTATGTGAGTACTCATTCACAATTTATTTTGACAGTACAATGTTCAGATTACAATACTTGCCAGAAACCGTTAATGAGGAGATTGCTACTTCAGTAAACCGAGGGGCAATAACTCAAGATGAACTTTTGTCATTTTGTCATCAATATTAATATGCTCACACCGCTACTAACTTAAATTTCCAGAGACCAATCTGATATTATAAAAGGCAGCCCGACTAAGAGCGCAAGAAGACATTAAATACAGTAGTTGAGATTAGTTATGTTATTGGTTGGGGAAATCAAATGAACCCTTTGGCTGTTAAATCATTTTCAGTAACGAAAAGTTGGCATTGCGTGATGATAAACTTTTCCACAGCAAGGCCCTATCGCCAGCGGCGATGCTTGATCTACTAAGCGTTGACAAAACGTTAGAAAATGGATGCGGGCTGTTGGAGATGCCAAAAATAGCAACTAAATCTCCGATTAAAATAATTGATCCGGAATCTCACGACCGTAAAACATCTCGACTAACACGAGTTAAGATTTAATATTAACAACCATGCCGGTTCAAGGGTTGAACGTAAAACCTTGAACAATAATATATCGTTGTGTAGGATAAGGTGACATATATTGGTTGGTTTCCCAACTAACATCCCTCATTGACATGACACGTACGATAAATCATCACGCATCACTGGCAGGGTCATTCTTGTGTAGGGATCCACGCTTCAGTTACATGAGTGTTAGAACAAATCGAACATGAAGATCATGTGTCACGAGGGACGGAAGGAATCTCTACGGCCTTGTTCCATCGAAGCAAATAAAAATCAGAAGCTCTAGGACCCTGGAAGAGGACACGGAATTTTACCAATGTCCGACAACACCACTTGTGATCTTTTCCCATAATATTGAAGGCCAGGACTGGGCCATATTCCAGGATCCTGGAGGGACAGCTCCAAAGTCGCTTCAAACCTGATTAATATGATTATCCTGACCGGCAGAATGAGTAGGAATACTTCTACCCCAGGAAAGCATTGCCACAGAAGCTCTCAGTGCTGCAACCAGTAATCATGATGCAATCGATCCGAagattttcttccttttgaTAGCAAGTATTTTGGGTATAACCCCACAAAGCATGTAAAGATGTTAACCGTGTTACAAAGAAGCTTTGTAGCACTCGCAAAGGATCGGAGGGTGATTACGCCCGCGCTGTATATTTGGAAACATCAAGCTGCAATGTAATGATTTGTTGATAACTGTGGAAATCAAACTTTTATGTTTTTGTAGTCACGCTCGTGGTACAGTGGCATTGCTTGATAGTAGGTCAATCTTATATAATGAGTTACTATAAAGCTATCTGCTACGACTACGTGTGAGTAAATGGGACAGGTATTGCGGTACAAACGAAAGTCTTCTAGGTTAATCCCAGTTCAAATGAATACGTCAAGGGTGTAGTAGGACCCTGGGTATCGATAACGGGTCTATTTCAAGGGTTTGTGGTCATAATTCTGCCTTGTTCGGTTCGggaaattttattttcaacTTTACTGCAAGTAATATGAACATCTAAAACGAACAAGTGAATAATTTCACACATTTTTATAGCTGAACGAACGTATAAAATCCAAACGTCGTTTCTGTATACATACCAGCCCAACATTTGTACTTCAAAATCCTAGTAAGCCTCCACCATCGCATTGGAAGATTTCCCGAGATTCATCTTCAAATTTATATCTTACCACAGCACGCAAATTCGATGTTGAACTTTGTCAGTCTCGCTTCGCTCGCTTTGGCAGCATTGTACTTGGTATCCCCAGTTATAGGCCACGGTCATGTAACCGTCCCCCCCAGTCGCCAAGAACGTTGCCGCGCTGGAGAAGTACCGAACTGCGGTGGCGCCCAATGGGAACCACAGAGTGTCGAAGGTTTAGCGGGGTCATTTGCCTGTAACGGGGATGGAGCACGTTTTCAAGAACTCAACGACAATTCCTTATTCCAGAACGCCTATTTCACTGTCCCAGAAGGCACCGAAGAACTCGCCTTTACTTGGGTATTAACCGCACCGCACAGGACCCTGGTTTGGGAATACTTCGTACTCACCCAGGACAACACCCTTTTGCTTTCGGAGCCAGGATTTAACGTCACCCCTCCGGCAATCGTGACCCACCCGGTTCCATTGAATGGAATTAAAGGGAGGCAGACAGTCCTTGCGCGATGGACCATTGGCGATACCCAGAACGCTTTCTATTCCTGTGTCGATCTCTTGATCGGAGCTGCTGAGACAGCCACTGCCGTTGCTGGAGCAGTCGCTACACCAATGCCCGTTGCGATGCCCTACGGATTCCATGATTCACTCGGCCATGAGAATTCCGCCAACCGCTCGGACTCTTCCAGTGCTGAATCGAGTCGCGCGGGTGCACACAAGGCCATCCAAAACTTCCTGTACATTCAGGGACCACAGTCCTGAAGCATCGACTCCTTCCCTTCCCCCGCGGAGCAACGGAGAGTGTTTCCATAATCATTTTCATCGACTGATTATACATAGTTGGTCGTTAAATTTCCATAGTTTGAGTTAGTCATTAAAAATGCACTAAAAAGAAATTTTTGTACTTTCCAAATAGCCAAATGTAAAATTGAATTCGGAATCATCAAATCGACACAAGTGAGTTGGATCTATTGATGAGCAATTATTAATTAAGTATTGCTCCTTACATTCAAGGCCCATCATTATCACCGTTTTTTAACAAGCAAGCAGGTACACGGCCCAACCATCGTTGGACCATACGCTTATacaatcaaattcaattCCGTTCAATCTGCTCCATGTTCGACATACCGGGCACCCCGTATACCACAGACTGGAAGATGATTGGTGAATCAGTACGTTCGGAGTGATTATGTTGAGACGGAGATCAAATGTTGTCTGGGAAACTCGGTGGCAATGCAAATGGAGCTGACGTAATCCTGAGACAAGTGCCAAACGTTCGAATGAATCCATAAAAGTCGTACATCGTATAAGTGAGTATGCAATGATTCAGGGCAAGGAAAGATCGGTATCAAACAGCAATATACCGACTATGTATACCAGTTCTTTGGATCCTAGCAACGACCAACCTGCTAGTCATCGGCCAGAAAGAAATTGACAGTCTACATTCCGTTGGTCGCAATATGAGGTTTTGGTATGAGATGCAATGTCTGAATCAGGAGTACAGGGAATGAGCCCTCGGGAAAAGTCGTCACTGTAAATTGGTCGGTTTTGCTACCTAGCTGTGAGTGATCATTTCCCCTCTTCATGCCGGAACTCCTTCATTGAGAATTGGTGTCTTCCCAGACATTCCCCGTTGTGCTTACCACTCACATGTACAATCAAATCTATGTTCAACATGGCTCGCTCTCGTAAAATGGAGAAAGAACAGCGAGTTGAATATAGATTCGAATGTACTTGTGAGAGGAACAGGGGTTAACGTATAAAGGAAGACTCGAGGATTGAGGAATGTATGGATTTGGACAAAGCAGAGGGCACGTTTCCTTTAGTAATGAAGGAATATGGTACGTTATATTCAATCCATGAGCCAGATTTGATGTTTAAGCGGACACTAGAGAACGTGAGTCTAAAAGATCAAGGAAAGGAACTTATACTGCTTCCACTAGTGCTGAGGTCAAAGAGATGGGGTGTACTATGGGGAAAGCCTGATAAACTATCCGGATATTTATGCCTTTCATGTAATCATTCCAGCTTATTGTGTGCTCAACTTGCATATTTCCAGAAACGACTTGAAAGTTTATGGGCCCATCTTTCATACAAAGTTATAGCCTGGGCCACTCGGACTGCATTTCTGACGCCTTGGCCTCATGTCCCAAACAGCGATATCAATTGAGGAAGTCGTCGGTGTCTGTGGGCCACTGCGCTGCCTGTAACATCACAAAGACACCCATTGGCACATTCACTCCTGAGTCATCAGAGACGTACAATCCTGAGCGGTGATAAGCCGTGTCGCGCTACGAGCGCGTTCCCACGACTGCGCGTTCCCACGATATGCCGCGCGCGGCATCAATCATCGGCCTTTACCCACGAACTTCGACATCCAcgacatcctcctcccctcgTCAACCAGATCGCCCTCCACCGACATTATTACTGTTAGGCGCCTTCAGCTTTACCCCCTATTGCGCGCGACACGCCCCCGATCAAGCCTCGTGGAGTAGTCAACATGTTTCCCACGTTTCGGCGCGTTCCCACGCTTAGGCCGTCGCGATCGACTTAGTGAAAATGCGCAAATTAGAGCGCTTCCTCCCGCCTCATGTCTCGAAAACAACTCCTATTCCACTTATTCTCGCACATTCGATAGCTTTCTATTCCCCCTATTCTACATTATGTGCAGAAGAATCTTGGTTCACAGATACTAGACAAATAGAGTAACTTTTGGCCCCTTAGAATACCATTCTCCCCAAGTATCTCTCATTTTTGCGAAATACCATCAATTTTCTGTGTTTCTCTGCGTCGTCTCGAGTTGCGTTTAAGTATACATCGTACTGCGTCTACCAGCGTCGTTTCCCATTGTCACCTTGCATTTTTGCGCATTGGACGCTGCCACTCGGTTTCCTGCTTGAAATTAATCAGTTATGTGGGTCAGTAGTGTACAAATGGTGTATCTAAACTATGGCTGACTTGAGGTGCAAAAAATCCCGAATTGGCCGTGAAGTCAACTGTGGCTGAACTCATCCCAACAGCACTAAAAGACAGAAGCTCTTACAATTAGTGAAGGGCACAGGAAATTTACCTTGCAGGAGAAGCGAGGGAAGTGCAAGGGAAGTGCAGTGCAGGAAGTGCGGGCAGTGCGACGTGCGCTAGTGGCTTAGGGACGTGGACGATTGGCTGAGGGACGTGCGGAAGTGGCTGATGGACGTGCATGTGCGTGCGTGGGTTCGAACCGTGTTGAAGCAGGTCGGGGTGATGGAGCGTGGTATAAATTGACTTCAAACAAACTTGTGTCGTCTTTCTTGGTCGTCACTGTTCCTCTGCATTGAATGAGGCTTGTACCACTAAATAAAGTCATATTATGATAGATAGTAGTGTACCAACTGAATAGAAGTGAATTTATAAGTTATTTAATCAATGAACGTGTGTTGAGCTAAGAATTGAGGCCCGGGCTAGTTTGCAATTGGTGAGCGACTATCCTTGTATGAATGAAATATTAAACCACATACCTCGAGTTCGATGTCATCCCATTCTCAACCACCAAAGTTGAAGTATTCTGGTGCGTCGCCGTGGGTAAAAATTTGCGATGATTATGGTATTATTGTTGACAAACTCCGCACAAGCTCGCCACTACGGCATTTATACCAAACACTTTGTGAGATTTCGCTTCCGAATCCTTCAGCCGTGCCATCATAATAAGGCATCAGGCAAAATCAGGGATATGATGTACTTTGGATGTACTCTGAAATTCATCAAATATAGGAAGTAAAACCATCCGTCGACTCAGCATTTGGACGTCATTAGGTCAATGATTTGGGGACCTTTATATTACTTTAATGAATGTGGTATTCCATAATATAGGGGAAACACGCTTATCTGATTTTCCATGCCCGCCTGATATTTTATTTGACATTGCCTGCTTTCTTGGTAGTTAAATGCATACACCCAGATTTGTTTCCTTATCAATAGTATTTTTAACACTATTTTAAGTACTTAACTGTGTTCTAAACATATCAATTGCTTTTGTAtttattttgctttgctaGCAGCTCTTAAAAAATATATCTATAGAATGAAAGCCAATCTCAATTTTAAATAAGGTCCTGATGAATCTCGTTTCCAGTGACGTGGCTGGCTCTTTCAACATGATCTCGTCTGGGTCGCTGGTAAAGAGATATAAAATCCGTCTTCAGGGATTTCCAGACCGGCTTTCCGGCTTGCATCTGTTTCCTTGTATAGTATATCCCAAGGACTCCTATAACCAATCCCAAGACTCCCAAAGGGATTGAAGAAGCTAAACTAGCGATATCGCCATTGGATAGACCATTGGATTGCTCTCCAGTGGAtggtgctgttgctgtggGTGTCGCCGGTACATTTGTTATGGATGTGCTTGCAAAGAAGGGAGCTGCTGTTGTCGATGTTGCAGTGTTGGTATCATAAATGGTAGTACTGCTCTGCGATATGATGTGACCAGCGTTTGAAGTAGATAAAAATGTGGTCGAAGATCCAGTGCTCTTACTTGATGTCCCCTGGATGGTAGCTACAGGACGGAGGAAAAATATATCCCACCCATCGCTGTCCAAGATTATCTGCCCAATATTAGCGTAAATAAATATTTGACGAACACAATTACACACCGACTCAGGTAAGCCAGAGGATGGATTAATTCCAACTACCCACCAAGGTCCTGCATCATTGCTATTTGCAGAGAACCTGGAATAAGATAGTTTGTTAGCATCATGGTCAACCGCATGTAAGACTTCTTGGGACACAACTTGTACCATCCTAGTCCAAATGTCGATGGGGACAGATACCACAGAATGGGTGTTGGCTCTGTCAATGTATTATTTATGTCCACCGCTGAGCGGCCTATGCACATTCCTGAGCTGACACTGCATACAGATCTCAGGCTCGAGCTTTGGTCTCCAGATACATTCCATTGCTGGCTGGTCGCTCCTGGAAGAAAAACCGAGATTGTGGGCTGGAACTGTGAAGTAGGATTAAGGGTTATATAGTACTCTACATTCTGTGGTTGATAAAAGAGATTGAATACTCCAACTGGTATAGCCATGGATCCCATTTAGGTCATAAATAATGGGTTAATGACTATTAGTCGAAGTAAAACTGAGTGAACTCAGTGACAGATGAAtgagaacaaagaaaagcaCACCACTCTTCGTGTCCCAATTGAGTGGGCTGCGGGATCATCCTGTTTGTGATGACTTTTCAATTGACCTATAAAAACCGTCTCTGCCACCTTGCCTCCACTCATCCAATGAAATGCTATGTTGCTATTAATAGTCGTGTTTAGATTCTTTACCTTTGCTCAACAGTCATTGGTTGATAAATGTCTTTGAGAGAACTATTGGGTTTGAATACATACAGCACTATTGTTCACATAG
This portion of the Psilocybe cubensis strain MGC-MH-2018 chromosome 12, whole genome shotgun sequence genome encodes:
- a CDS encoding Lytic chitin monooxygenase — protein: MSYYKAICYDYHANSMLNFVSLASLALAALYLVSPVIGHGHVTVPPSRQERCRAGEVPNCGGAQWEPQSVEGLAGSFACNGDGARFQELNDNSLFQNAYFTVPEGTEELAFTWVLTAPHRTLVWEYFVLTQDNTLLLSEPGFNVTPPAIVTHPVPLNGIKGRQTVLARWTIGDTQNAFYSCVDLLIGAAETATAVAGAVATPMPVAMPYGFHDSLGHENSANRSDSSSAESSRAGAHKAIQNFLYIQGPQS